A region of Chloracidobacterium sp. DNA encodes the following proteins:
- a CDS encoding low temperature requirement protein A, with amino-acid sequence MILAEEKETAPESRRAKNRPRLRTLEPTEGERHASWLELFFDLVFVLAVAKTAHILTGHTDWIGFLKFAALFFPIWYAWIGYTFYADRFETEEPTYRILMFAGMLAFIGLSQTLDGAFTPDGDGAFIACYVLVLLILVIHYARAAYYVPLARPYCLQFVFGIAASILILLTSLLFEPPVRYVMWGVSLLLELGIPFFNIRATRLIPIDRSHIPERLGLFTIIVLGEAVIATANGVGAVEWNAATIITASLGFAMAVSVWWINFDFVEDNAVRSNSIIRRFAYLYAHFFIVASIVIMGIGVEHAIKETSSDHLHLSTIVLLTGGTVCFLAMITIIRLITGICSLVKVRAVAIAVTLLLLYFGNFLPAVALVAGLFVVLLLNILIEDRLSEESEIEESEAPHLMPCEHASEILISTPRSDNGCEECRKNNYKWVHLRLCLACGHVGCCDTSIHKHATKHFHTEGHPIVASLEKGEEWAWCYIDERFVPGPGGVEVEAWGKP; translated from the coding sequence ATGATCTTAGCAGAAGAGAAAGAAACGGCACCTGAATCGCGTCGGGCGAAAAACAGGCCGCGACTGCGCACTCTTGAGCCAACTGAAGGCGAACGTCATGCCAGTTGGCTCGAGTTGTTTTTTGACCTTGTTTTTGTGCTCGCGGTTGCAAAGACCGCCCATATTTTGACAGGTCACACCGACTGGATCGGGTTTCTGAAATTCGCAGCTTTGTTCTTTCCCATCTGGTATGCGTGGATCGGGTACACGTTTTACGCCGACCGTTTTGAAACCGAAGAACCAACTTACCGCATATTAATGTTTGCCGGAATGCTCGCCTTCATCGGGCTTTCGCAAACGCTGGATGGAGCGTTCACACCGGACGGCGACGGTGCGTTTATCGCCTGTTATGTACTGGTTCTTTTGATCCTTGTCATCCACTACGCAAGGGCGGCGTACTATGTTCCGCTGGCTCGACCGTATTGCCTGCAGTTTGTTTTCGGTATTGCAGCGTCGATCTTAATTCTTTTGACATCGCTGCTTTTTGAGCCGCCGGTTCGTTATGTGATGTGGGGCGTTTCACTGCTCCTCGAACTTGGGATTCCTTTTTTTAACATCAGGGCAACACGCCTAATACCCATTGACCGCTCACATATTCCCGAACGCCTTGGGCTATTCACTATCATCGTTCTTGGCGAAGCAGTGATCGCTACAGCAAACGGAGTCGGAGCTGTCGAATGGAATGCGGCGACAATAATCACGGCGTCCCTCGGGTTTGCGATGGCTGTATCTGTTTGGTGGATCAATTTTGATTTTGTTGAGGATAATGCCGTCAGGTCAAATTCTATTATTCGGCGCTTTGCTTATCTTTACGCACACTTTTTCATCGTTGCCAGCATCGTGATAATGGGCATCGGCGTCGAGCATGCCATAAAGGAAACTTCCAGCGATCACCTGCACCTTTCCACGATCGTTCTGTTGACCGGAGGAACCGTCTGCTTTTTGGCAATGATAACGATCATACGACTGATCACCGGAATTTGCAGTCTTGTTAAGGTCAGAGCCGTCGCGATCGCGGTTACACTTCTGCTGCTCTACTTTGGCAATTTTCTACCGGCAGTCGCTCTTGTCGCAGGGCTTTTTGTGGTGCTGCTTTTGAATATACTTATAGAAGACCGCCTCTCAGAAGAGTCTGAAATTGAGGAAAGTGAAGCTCCGCACCTTATGCCGTGTGAACATGCGTCTGAGATTCTCATATCTACCCCTAGAAGCGACAACGGTTGTGAGGAATGCAGAAAAAATAATTACAAATGGGTGCATTTGCGATTGTGCCTGGCCTGCGGACATGTCGGATGTTGCGATACCTCGATCCATAAACACGCAACTAAACACTTCCATACAGAAGGGCATCCAATAGTTGCTTCTCTTGAAAAGGGTGAAGAGTGGGCATGGTGCTATATCGACGAAAGATTCGTTCCGGGTCCTGGCGGAGTCGAGGTCGAAGCGTGGGGTAAACCGTGA
- a CDS encoding ABC transporter ATP-binding protein, which produces MEQLKKFARYFKPYKGTILLGILCILVSMSFGLFVPYMVGQAIDDLGKGITREKVIYYPIVILAINLASGIFLFLQRRLLINTSRHIEFDMRRDFYASLVDQPLEYFQNTRVGDLMARATNDLAAIRQIVGPMILYSFQAIFALCISLPIMLNISVTLTLLLLIPMPLVTLTVKFLGEQIHRRFEKIQEFFSDISARTQENLTGVRVIRAYAQEDAEIEQFQVLNREYAAQNLRLVKYAAAMRPLLFFFIGLGFVIIVAVGVPMAVRGEITAGDFTAFILYLQRMIWYLIALGYVVNLYQRGTASLKRFNAILDAEPAIKDANETREQSPIKGKIEFRNLNFSYEKSEPPAVVGGTDKIAKPVLQDINLVIEQGKTVALVGKTGSGKSTLVSLIPRLLDAPDGNVLVDDLPLCEYPIAQLRKAIGFVPQETFLFSDTLANNIAFGIDNGKWKIENGGSDSNSQFSILISQLNIEDAARIAGLADDVDGFPGGYEQLVGERGITLSGGQKQRTAIARAVMRDPRILILDDSLSAVDTYTEETILHNLRDVRENRTTLIVSHRVSTIRDADLICVLSEGRIIERGTHDELLALDGEYADLYERQLLEEELDATE; this is translated from the coding sequence ATGGAACAGCTCAAGAAATTCGCACGCTACTTCAAACCCTACAAGGGCACGATTCTGCTCGGGATCTTGTGTATTTTGGTGTCGATGTCGTTTGGGCTTTTCGTTCCGTACATGGTGGGTCAGGCAATCGACGATCTTGGCAAAGGCATCACGCGCGAAAAGGTGATCTATTATCCGATCGTCATACTCGCGATCAATTTGGCGAGCGGCATATTTTTGTTTCTGCAGCGGCGTTTGCTGATAAACACTTCGCGGCATATTGAGTTTGATATGCGGCGTGATTTTTACGCTTCGCTGGTCGATCAGCCGCTCGAATATTTTCAAAACACACGCGTCGGCGACCTTATGGCGCGTGCGACGAACGATCTCGCCGCGATCCGTCAGATCGTCGGGCCGATGATCCTTTACAGCTTTCAAGCCATTTTTGCGTTGTGCATTTCGCTGCCGATAATGCTCAACATTTCGGTCACGCTTACGCTGCTGCTGCTCATCCCGATGCCGCTCGTCACGCTGACCGTTAAGTTTCTCGGCGAACAAATTCACCGCCGCTTCGAAAAGATCCAGGAATTTTTCTCCGACATCAGTGCTAGAACACAGGAAAATCTCACCGGCGTCCGCGTCATCCGAGCCTACGCGCAAGAAGACGCCGAGATCGAGCAGTTCCAAGTTCTCAATCGCGAATACGCCGCGCAAAATCTGCGACTCGTAAAATACGCCGCCGCGATGCGACCGCTGTTGTTCTTTTTCATCGGCCTCGGCTTTGTAATTATCGTCGCAGTCGGCGTTCCGATGGCAGTTCGCGGTGAGATAACTGCCGGCGATTTTACGGCGTTCATTCTATATCTTCAGCGAATGATCTGGTACCTCATCGCTCTCGGCTACGTCGTCAATCTCTACCAACGCGGCACCGCTTCGCTCAAACGATTCAACGCCATTCTCGACGCCGAACCGGCGATCAAAGACGCCAACGAAACACGCGAACAGTCGCCGATAAAAGGCAAGATAGAATTTCGCAACTTGAACTTTTCTTACGAGAAGTCGGAACCACCTGCGGTAGTGGGTGGTACTGACAAGATCGCTAAGCCAGTTCTGCAAGACATCAATCTAGTGATCGAACAAGGCAAAACCGTCGCCCTCGTAGGCAAAACCGGCAGCGGCAAATCGACGCTGGTGAGCCTCATCCCTCGCCTGCTCGACGCTCCCGACGGCAATGTTCTGGTTGACGATCTGCCACTGTGTGAATACCCGATCGCTCAGCTAAGAAAAGCTATAGGCTTCGTCCCGCAGGAAACTTTCCTGTTCAGCGACACGCTGGCAAATAACATCGCGTTTGGAATTGATAATGGAAAATGGAAAATTGAAAATGGAGGATCGGATTCTAATTCTCAATTCTCAATTCTCATTTCTCAATTAAACATCGAAGATGCGGCCCGCATCGCCGGTCTCGCCGATGACGTCGACGGTTTCCCCGGCGGCTACGAACAGCTCGTCGGCGAACGCGGCATCACGCTCTCCGGCGGCCAAAAGCAGCGAACCGCAATTGCCCGAGCAGTCATGCGCGACCCGCGCATTCTTATCCTTGACGATTCACTAAGCGCGGTCGATACCTACACCGAAGAAACGATCCTCCACAACCTCCGCGACGTGCGCGAAAACCGCACAACGCTCATCGTCTCGCACCGCGTGTCCACGATCCGCGACGCCGACCTCATCTGCGTCCTCTCCGAAGGCCGCATAATCGAACGCGGCACCCACGACGAACTCCTCGCCCTAGACGGCGAATACGCCGACCTGTACGAACGTCAACTTCTTGAAGAAGAACTTGACGCTACAGAATAG
- a CDS encoding alpha/beta hydrolase has translation MNESTFEGVGGLNISMRSWQPEGQPRAVMILIHGFNAHSGYMTWPAEQFVANGLAAYALDLRGRGNSEGERFYVEEFSDYLGDVDKLVNIARDENPGLPIFVLGHSAGGVIGTSYVFEHQDEIAGLICHSFAFDVGLPHLVQLALEGIGKLLPHVHVFSLNNADFSRDAAHVERMNNDPLIHKESQPAETARVMLLAADRLKENMPSFKVPVFIIHGTEDKATRPAGSQYFYDNAGSTDKTLKLYEGHYHDLLADTDKEIVMTNIQDWLDERIPAESSASAA, from the coding sequence ATGAACGAATCAACTTTCGAAGGCGTCGGCGGCCTTAATATATCTATGCGCTCATGGCAGCCTGAAGGGCAACCGCGTGCGGTAATGATCCTTATACACGGATTTAATGCTCATAGCGGTTATATGACTTGGCCCGCTGAGCAGTTCGTGGCTAACGGCCTTGCGGCATACGCGCTCGATCTCAGAGGACGCGGCAATTCCGAAGGCGAGCGGTTTTATGTCGAGGAGTTTTCCGATTATCTTGGCGACGTCGATAAGCTCGTTAACATTGCCAGAGACGAAAATCCCGGCCTTCCGATATTTGTTCTCGGCCACAGCGCGGGCGGTGTCATCGGGACCTCGTATGTTTTTGAGCATCAGGACGAGATCGCCGGATTGATCTGCCACAGTTTTGCGTTCGATGTCGGGCTGCCGCATCTTGTTCAACTCGCGCTTGAAGGCATAGGAAAATTGTTGCCGCACGTTCACGTCTTTTCACTCAATAACGCAGATTTCTCACGCGACGCTGCCCATGTTGAGCGAATGAACAACGATCCGCTGATCCACAAGGAATCTCAACCGGCTGAAACCGCACGCGTTATGCTGCTAGCGGCGGATAGACTAAAAGAAAACATGCCGAGTTTTAAAGTTCCGGTCTTTATCATTCACGGAACCGAGGACAAGGCAACGCGTCCGGCAGGAAGCCAGTATTTTTACGATAATGCAGGCTCGACGGACAAAACGCTAAAACTCTACGAAGGCCACTACCACGACCTTTTGGCCGATACGGACAAGGAGATCGTGATGACGAATATTCAGGATTGGCTTGATGAGCGGATACCGGCGGAAAGCTCCGCTTCCGCTGCATAA